The Montipora capricornis isolate CH-2021 chromosome 3, ASM3666992v2, whole genome shotgun sequence genome includes the window ATTGATCTCCCAAAATCCGCAGCTTTGTCCCAAGAAAAATAGTTACAACTTACacacttcaaggtcatgtgctaCTGGTTGTGGTTATCAAGGTTCCTATGTTGACTTCTTGAGTATCATTATGTATGATAATGAGATTGAAACAACAGAAGATAAAAGTGAACCATAACATACCAGTAATTATTTCCCCAAGGAGAAGGTGATATTAACTACTCTTCTCGTGCAATGATGGGAACAATATATACCAAGTGAAAAGACCtggccaaaaaatgttttaattttatccaAGTAGGAAAAACTCCAACAAAGTAAAGTGTGAATCCATTTTCCTTTTGATCAAAGGTGAATAACACACACTATCCTGAggttgagtagccaatcagagcattcATTGCCACACTACCTTGTAACCTATGTATGTGTAGTACGTTTTATTACTTTGAGTTTATACTTACATAATTATGCAATTTGCActatttaataatattaataacttattgaaacaaaataatgctAACAAGTTTagaaaaaaacttgtttaatttaacccattgacccctcatGCGCCCTAGGACGCCCTCAGTTGATGAGTAAAGTCGTCTAGCATTAGACAGATGTTATCTGTGaagtctcacttccaggagtCAATTGGTGAACAGAGAGATGACCAGTTATGAGGTCTATCATGCTGCTTTTTCCATTGATAGTTTAGTAAtctccaaattaaagctttacACCCCTTTCCCCCGTCCCTGTATTCAGTGTTATTAAAAAAGTTTAGTGAAATTAATCAGTGATGTGGGGGTTAGAAAACATTTAGTTAATGCCAGGTGTAAGTGCCAAAGGTGTGAGttctctttttctgtcaagGATGGGACTAATTGTCGACTTTAACTAGAAAACTGCTAAATAGCGATCAGGTTAACACTGCTCGTAGTGAGATAACTTCCATGGCAGAGTGAGAAAGATACTTAAAACTAGAAATCTGGCTTTTATAGAGTAATACGTTATGCAATGGCTAGTGACATTAAGCATACtaatgaaacaaaagcaaagcaaagtgATTAAAAGGTGAAAGCTAACAATAACGGACAAGCACACTAATGAAaaacctaaccctaacactGACACTAAAAGACAAGGGCTTGAAAAAACACTTAGATCCTCCACCAGGCGTAAAACCAGTGTTTAATGTGCCCCCTTAAATGTAGTAACAACCTGGTCTTGATTTCATTGTTCAAAATATATTTGGATGAGAATCACAAGCTGATAGAGCCCTACAGGAGTGTCATAGATGGTGCCATTGATGGGTATTCACGTTTGATAGTTTTCCTAAGTGCTTCCAGTAACAACAAAGCAGACACAGTCCTTCAGTTATTTCTTAATGCTGTTCAACGGTTCTCTCGTTTAAGAACTGGTATGGGAATGGAAAACGTTAATGTAGCACGAGTTATGCCGGAAAGGCTTGGTTTGAACAGAGGAAGCATCATAACTGGGACATCAGTCCACAACCACCGTATAGAGCGTCTTTGGCGTAAGGTGAATAGAATTGTCTGCAGTCGGTTTGTGAACATTTTCTCGTTTTTAGAAAGAAATGGACTCTTCAATCCACTAAGTGAAATCCATATTTGGTCCTTGCATGTTGTGTACCTTCCACTTATTAACAAAGCACTTCAAGACCTAATATCATCTTGGAATCATCCCCCTTTGACAAGCGCATGTAACTACAGTCCAGGGCAGCTCTGGGTTGATGGCATGTTAAGGATGAGGAATCACATTCATTCTGCTGTACAGGATGTATTGCAAGGCAATCAACAACCTGATCTACCTAATTATTATGGCATTGATGAAGAAGGGCCTGTGCCAGctttacaaacaaacaacaatgaggtggttccagaaaatagaTTTCAGCCAAGTGAATACTCCTTGAGAAAAATTCAAGAAGTTCTTTCTAGTTTGGATGAAGTCCAAGAGATGGAAGGTATACTAGCATACCAGCTCATACTTCATATTGCCTTGTTAAATGATCATGTCGGGTAAAGGGTTTTAAATTTTAAGGTTGGTATGTTACATCAAAAATAATGGTCATAGGCAAATTTCAACACACTAAAATTTGCACATGGTTCTGAGGGTTAGGGGctcaaagaaaaccaaaaagtcTTGATTATCTTTgaagatgaaaaataaaatcattttacTTTTATTCCCCTTAGCCTCGGAGTTAAGATGGAATAACAAATAAACCAAGATTGGCCTACTGGTCTTGAATTTCATAAAAAAAGGATCacaaaaagttttcaattttctgGAGTCTTGAGGAGATGTAACGTAGAGCAGCTGAGtattaaataagtaaaaaaaaatgacgCCTTCAGTCAAATTTACACtaaattttaacttttattattaattaactgGAACTCTTTTACCCTATAGATCATTTTGAAGTGTATTGTTCACATACAGCTGTAGTTATTCTCGCAGTTTTATTCTCAAGGCTACGATAAATAGAATCTAAATAGTTCTTGTTGTAAATTGCTCAGATTCACTTTAAAGTCAACAAAACGTGCCAAACTTGTTATGAGAGATGTTCGATACACCATCTATCACAAAAGCTGAACTGCGAAATCATTGGTAAGAATGTCAAGTGCCATTACTGGTCTAAAATAGGAACAAGGTTGAAATGCTGGGTCCCAGGTATGCTGTAGAAAAAGTAACTCACTCACTCCTTGATCAGTAAAGTGAAAAAACCATTTCCTAAAAGATAAAAAACCTATTTAAACTCAACTACAAAATAATCACACGAAAGTTCTCATAACATCATTGGTGGATTTTCATCCTCTTCCATATCCCACAAACTGACAATTTATACAGCCTTTCATTGCCCTTTTGGAGGAACTGTAATTTGTATGTTCACAAGTTAAGTGTATCATCCCAAAACATGAATCTGCATCTGGAAAGTGCGCCATTGGAAGACGTAAGCTCAGTTTGGTACCCTTTGGAAGAAATGGATCaccaaaaacaaactgaatgagATTCTTCAGTGCTGGTAAGCCTGACAGCTCAGAGGCGTTGTCATTGGCAATGTCTTGTTActccaaattgaaaaaaaatgagCAAAGCCTTAATGATTTTTGTCCCTCTTCCCTGTAATAAAACGCACCCAACCAtcaataatattttattaatCCAAAGAGGGGACATACCTACAATGCTGCTTTGGACAATAAATGCACATGCAATGTTTATGTTCTTCAGTTGCATGCATTTTACAACATAGACAAACCATGATAGTACATTGCATGCAGCAGTACTATAAGAGGGGATAAGGTGGGTGGAGAACAGTATCACTACAAGTTCAGTATGGTAAAGGGGGCTTTGTTCAAACTTATTTCGCTATTAACAATGTACACTCCAGTGCAACCAAAAAGTACATTTGGCTGTTAAAATGCAAGTCTGTCATTTTCTATCAGTTCTTACTCAGATCAGTAGTAATGATTATGCTAAAACAGAATTGGTACATAAACCATAAAGGTGTTGCATACGAATGAGAAATCTCAAAAGGAGACAGTTTCTTTGTTAGGAGACGGAGAGATTTATTTATCATTAATGAGTTGGGGCataatctgaaaaaaaatttcactgAGATCactaatttttttgttcatttatgTTCGAGTTTTTGTGAACCCAATTATGACATGAGATGCTTAGTTCCCCAGATGATAAACTGTTCATCTAAGCAATCACATACACTGTGAGCAATTACTACTCACCACACTCTGGCAGTTCATCAATGTAACGACAGAATCATTCAACCACTTCAATTTCATGTGCTGTCAAACTTGTTTGGTTTACTTCGATCCTTTCCTGTACGTCTTTGGTTGTGTATGATATGTCAGTAGTCAATTGGAAGACCAAAGGGAGGACAAATTCTCTCAAGTTTATAGAGTCCAATCCTGTGCGGATGGCATCAATTTCATTGCGTCGCATCTTAAATACTTGGTGAAGTAGTATAATTATGCTGAACAGCCCTTGTCTTACTCTTCAGAAAGTTGAAGCGTACGAGCTCGGAGGCTTGTTCACAtacaaatgaaaaacaagaattgtgAACCGGTAAAATGTTAACAGTCACGTGATTTAGATGCTAAATCTAAGATGCTCCGCGAACCTCGATTTCAAAGTCTGCTCGGTCTCTCCCACATACGAGCTGCCACAGTCCACCCCTTGGCACGTAACCCGATAAAAAGGGCCACAAGTGTCTTCTTGTTTCTGTGGGTCTTTCGGAAACGACAACAATTGTCTGAGGGTGTTTTATGGTTTAAATATAGTGTCCACCCCATGATGTTTCAATGTGCATCGTAACTCCTCGGACGACGATGGCGGTTCGTCTAATAAGTAGATGGTGTTGGCTTTTTTGAGATTTGTTAGTGCTGTCTGAGTCCTGTAATGCCCATTCCGGGTATCCACAATCTTTGAGTCCTGTAATTCCCATTCCGGGTATCCACAATCTTTGAGGACTGCCTTGATATGTTCTAGCTCCCCCTTGGTGTCCTCAGGGTGGCTTGGAACTGTGTTGTCGCTGTGAAACAGGGTACGGACAACACTCATCTTATGCTCCAGTGGGGTGATTTGACTCCCAGTTGAGGTATTGGTCCGTGTGGGTAGGTTTCCTATACACTTTGATTCTCAATGAGCCATCATCCTGCCGTACAGTACACATGCCGAGAAACGGTAATTCTCCATTAGACTCTGTTTCTGTCGTGAGCTGTATGTTAGGATCAACACTGTTCAGGTGCTGTGTAAATTCATCGGCATCACTTGAA containing:
- the LOC138041825 gene encoding uncharacterized protein; amino-acid sequence: MENVNVARVMPERLGLNRGSIITGTSVHNHRIERLWRKVNRIVCSRFVNIFSFLERNGLFNPLSEIHIWSLHVVYLPLINKALQDLISSWNHPPLTSACNYSPGQLWVDGMLRMRNHIHSAVQDVLQGNQQPDLPNYYGIDEEGPVPALQTNNNEVVPENRFQPSEYSLRKIQEVLSSLDEVQEMEGILAYQLILHIALLNDHVG